The following are from one region of the Alphaproteobacteria bacterium genome:
- the gatC gene encoding Asp-tRNA(Asn)/Glu-tRNA(Gln) amidotransferase subunit GatC: protein MTLTLADIDRVSDLSRLNVPAEQKQTLVQEMNKIFGWIEDLNKVDTNNIKPMTSVIEQPAPMRDDAVTNGNEKVLNNAPERVQNFFAVPTVVE from the coding sequence TGCAGATATTGACCGCGTTAGCGATCTTTCTCGTTTGAACGTCCCTGCCGAGCAGAAACAGACACTCGTTCAGGAAATGAACAAAATTTTTGGCTGGATTGAAGATCTTAACAAGGTTGATACAAACAATATCAAACCAATGACTTCTGTGATTGAGCAACCAGCTCCTATGCGTGACGATGCTGTCACTAATGGCAATGAAAAAGTGCTGAACAATGCGCCAGAACGCGTTCAGAATTTCTTTGCTGTGCCAACAGTTGTCGAATAA